GAAGCGGCATCGCCAGCAACGATTGTGTCTGGTGTTTTGGGGTTTTCGTTGGTGTACAAATGGAAATATACTACAGCAGCGGCGCGACCACTTGGTGCGGAACGCATTTCTTCGGCTTGTTCGGTGGTCATCCATTCGAAGGACCCATCCGATTGTGGCACATACCAGCCACCTTCACCGGATTGCCTCTCATCATCGATGGGGATGGCCGAAGCTGTGGAGTATCGGAGTGAGTGTTTAGTGAAAATTGTTGTGTTGGCGCGCTTTAATTGCGAAATTGCTTACCTGCAGCAACAGCGAATAATAAAACGAAAGCGGTCTTCATGTTAGCTCTTCGGGGTGTACCAAATAACCAATATGTTCAAAACGTAACCTTCActtctttttatacaaaatttcactTTACATTCAACAATATGGCGGATAAATGCACCAAACTCTGACGTagatatactttatatatgacAATGGAGATCACTTTCTGTTTAGAAATCGTTAAGACTATCTTATCAGTGCGTAAATCACTGAAGtaagaaaacatatatttttgatgTAGTAGATACACTTATGTGAATTGTTTCGTTTAAAACACAATCCCTCTGTCATAACTAATAAGCCCCTATTAATAAGTgcctaatatatatattgacaaCTCTGATATCATCAAAAATttgccaaaataaatatttcgtttgaGCAGATTTTTTACGACATACAATAGAAtcgttaatattttatttttttattttatgaagagACTTTTCGCTGCTATCGAAATGTAGTCATATCATAATTTTTGATCACGGTTGAGACGAGTGCCGCTAGCAATAtggattatatatttaaataattagaaatataataatatattgtatataaatagaaagttcttttattttcactatAATGATAACAGTGAGTTTGCGAAATTGAGTTAGTATTGTACGAGTTGATTCAGGTGACTAAAGCCATATATTATAACATCAGGTGTtactatttattgtttatattaatttgttgACTACCACATTTGTAGCAACAACTGAACTGAGCATTAGCATTTACTCTACATAACAGAACTCATGCCCTGTAGACTtagatgtataaatatttaaagctacGATAAGGACACACGTGCCTATTATTTGATTAATATATCACATCGTATGTTacctataatatatacatatgtatatatgtaatcgTTAACGAATTTGATCAGATGTTTCTTTACACGTGAATACAGTGTGGATGTTTTTATATGGCATTATATGGCTTTCGTTATCGTTTTTTAGAAGCcactttttccatgaaaaccGTTCAATTAGGGGTTATTGTATTAAGTGCTGAAGAAAATACCTttggaaacatatttttcaatattcaacgTTATTGTCGGTGCAGCGAGCTTTTAAATTAGATACCATTAACTTAGAGTATGTGAAATCGTTTCCGTGCTTTTAACTTTTAGAAAATTAGTATGACTTTTCTATAAACTAAGAGTTTGCTTGGACGGATGTAGCTACAGAGCCACGTTCGATTTGTGATATGAAACGAATAAatcataaatgtataaatattagctCAGAGCGTATTCCAGTCGACTTAAATGTGTTGTAACAAAATTTTTGCTATGACTCCATGGATAATAATGTTATTAACTTTATACATGAATCCCAAACAAACTAGTCTCTCAATATAGAAAGACCAAAACTGGCGTTACATTTGACCTCTTGGCTGATGTTCTGACTAATAGAACTTTAATCCtcacaaaattatattaatatgtacatatgtatatatatatttattctcgGTAAATGGAAAGAGAAGGATTTATGCACTGACATcgttcatttttactttttatcttGTATAAATTCCTGTATATTaagtataatttcaaaaaatacttttaaaagagGATGAAAATGTGAAAGCGAAAAAATCGTTAGAATTCGGAAATCCTACGTACTACAGAGAGGCTTTTCCGAACACTTACTAAATCAAATTGAAGCGAAATTTGACATCAATGTCACTCCGTTAGTTTCATTATCAATATTCAAACTTCTTTAAATACATCTAGCACCCTGTACCGCCTTTGGTTGCTATCTTTTATATCAATTGAAGATTTTGCcgctttttttgtaataaaaacagTTTTTGTATGCTGAAAAAAACATTGATATGTATGTTGCCATGTATGTCACTGACAACAAGTCGATTAAATATGTTATTAAACGTTTATGCGTTATtagcaaatatattattaaatctccttttattttttttatattcttagcaaatcttttaaaaactataaagaTAACTCATTCCGTCCATCTATGTGTACAATTCTGATTTGTGCAAACGTAGTACAATCTCATTTCTTCTTCAGCGCGACGTGTTTGCGCTTGGAAGAACACTGCTTCCCTGTGTGAGCACTTTGGACAGGCATGATCTTCAGTACGGGGTAAAGTCGGGTCAGATATAACGTCCGGTACTATGTGAGTGAGCTCGCTGCGAGCGAATTGATAAAGTTACATATAATGAATTATAATTTGtccaatttatataaataaggcATAAAAAACTTACTCAATTTCGTGCATAATTTTGTTCACGTATATGCAATTCGAATCAGCTTCTTGTTTGTAATCGCAATTTCGACAGGCATATAGCAATACTTTGTTTTCTTTATCTTCTTTTGGATACAACATGTTATtactgaaatataaataaacaatttaatatcgGCATGCACTTGCTACCGGCAATAGTACTTACCATTCTTGGCAGAACCGTATGCCCACAAATCCAGGACCTTCTGAATTAGCATTATCGAAAATGGACATTCtgcttaatttttaaagaaaaacacaatatttaattccacaaattttaacaattattttaagaaaacagCGCTCGAGCAACAATTTGAGAACTTCTAGACGCGTTATTTTGGCGAACTTTCTAATAGAgatgtgtaaaaaataatatcaattagTAATAATCGATATGAATACAAAATTACATGTCTGTAGACATGtacattgaaaaattaataatttcatatgaaaataagGTTTTATATAGTTACTAAGCTGAGTTTTCTATTTACAAACCTAATCAAAACCGGAcagatatttatttgtaaggtatatatttatttaaattaataatcacTTCACTCTCATCAATAGTTCACATCTCTGATCAGCTGTTTTAATTGATAAACAAACTTAAAAATCAAGTGACCggtgtaaatttgtatatttgtagatGGCgtggcatttaaaatataaataatgaaaattactaCGATTAACTCTGAACTTTTAGCTGCAATAAGTGCAGCTATAGCTGTAAGAGCTATTGTATCGTTGTATTCTTATTCTGGACAGGGGAAACCACCAATGTATGGCGATTACGAGGCACAACGGCATTGGCAAGAAATCACAACAAACTTGGAGCCTAAAGATTGGTACAGAAACACAAATGATAATGACTTATTGTATTGGGGACTAGATTATCCGCCTATAACAGCGTATCACAGTTATTTACTGGGTATCATTGCCAACAAATACAATGAGAGCTTTGTTGAATTGACGAAATCACGAGGTGTCGAATCTGAAgcacacaaaatatttatgcgtTTGAGCGTATTGTTTGCGGATATTGTAATATATCTGCCAGCTTTGATAATACTTTATTTAGTGATTGTTAATCAGCAAAGTAAGAAATCATTGCTGGTATACCTTATACCCATGATTTTGTATCCTGGACAAATTCTCATTGATAACGGACACTTTCAGTACAATAACATATCGCTTGGcttatttttgtttgctataGCTGCTATATGCAAAGAAAAGCATTATTTAGGCGCATTCGTGTACACCTTAGCTTTGAACTATAAACAAATGGAGCTTTATCATGCCTTTCCCATTTTCATTTATCTACTCCGCACATGCTTTGATCAAAAGAGGTAATTACACtataatgttaaaatatattttaaccaaAGGACCAGCAATTATTTCTTTTACTTCTATTATAGTTTTTCACAAAAGATTAAAAACTTCTTATATATAGCGGGAATTGTTGTAAGCACTTTCGTTATTTTGTGGCTACCTTGGCTAGGTTCATTGAGCTCAATTTTAGAGGTGGTGGGACGTCTCTTTCCTATTGGACGTGGTGTATTTGAAGATAAAGTTTCAAACTTTTGGTGTGTCATCAATGTGgtttacaaaataaagtagGTATACAACAATTTGTATTATTAAGgtataacataaattttaatatttcagaaaCAAATTGTTAAATCAACAAATGGCCATGCTGTGCTTAGGTGTTACTGCGGCTTTTGTGCTGCCACTTAATGTGCATCTCTTCTTCAATAAAAGGAAAGAAACTTTTCTGCTGTGTTTGATGAGCACCGCCAtggcattttatttgttttcattccAGGTaagatttatttcataattataaaattatcttttaaaatttttaagtaatgTTACTtctcttttcaatatttttaggtGCATGAAAAGTCTATACTTCTTGTCGCTGCGCCcgcattttgtttattaaataggTATCTACTGGAAACTTTATGGTTTTTGGAAGTTACCATGTTCAGCATGTTTCCGCTATTTGTTAAAGATGGCCTGacaattccatattttgtgCTATTGTTTCTATATCATGtctatgttaaaaatattgttttgaaaaaatttagtgAGCGACAATTTAAAAGCAATCTTGTGTCAGATATATATTCTGTGTCTGTTTATACCATGTTCATAATTTCATGTGTGTCGCTGTTTGCACCTGCTCCTGCAAAATATCCACACATTTGGTCATTACTGATTAGTGTTTATAGTTTTGCGCAtttctttctatatttttgtttttgtatctggcaacaatttgtaaatgattttacaaaaataaaaactaattgaataaaaaaaaaattaatgaaatatataaaaatatttatgttaaatatttatcaattgtttaaagaaatatatgaaaaaaaaaataaattatttacagcATAAATtcagtcaaataagtacccggaaattctcatttcaatgtttttttttttttgtattattaaactacataaatttttaataactattaaaaaattaaaatctgaaTTTATATTGTCCTCGTATAAATAGTTGCATcccaaaaattaaatgagcgtatTCTTTACACCCTGTGTTTCAATTCCTATTGGAGTTCGCGTATACAACAACTTGTCATGACGAATTTTTTTCCGGTGCCCTACCTACGTGTCCAAAGCAAAATGAAAACTAGCCGgtgttcaattttattaatattaattttctacaCAATTTGCCTTACACaggcaaaaattattaataagaaTGTCGAGCGTTCGTTGGATATATCAACTCAGCTAGTTAAGGAGCTTATTAAAATAACGGCTACCAATAGCGATGGCAAGCCGATTAGCGTGTACACGTTCATTGTACCAGCTGCAGATCGTAAAAATTTAGCATTTATAGCTGCGagagatgaaaataaaaaagagttgAAATATACGGAAAAATTGGTTGATGGAAATCATCAATTCATAATTGCATTCGCAACATCTACAGCCACTGAAGTGTTCACTGTTGAAGCCGTGTACACAAAGAAGTTGATACCCCATCCCAGTCAGATACCGCAGTCTGGCAAACAACTTGTAAGGTATGAGGGTAATCTATACTTGTATTCGCCGTATGAGACAAAGAGTCAGAAGGTTAATGTTTTATTAAGCTCAGCGAATATACTGTCTTATACACAAGTAAAACCCTTCAATGTTGCttctaataaaatcaaatatggaCCATACGAAAATATCGAAGGTaaggaattattattatttttttttgtataaatatataataaatcaaCTGATGTCATTTAACATTCGGCAGCCTTATCAAATCAATCACTTGTCATACACTATGAAAACGAACGCCCATTTTTGACTACAACACGTCTCGAGCGTATTATCGAGATATCGCATTGGGGCAATATTGCTGTGAAAGAAAATCTGTACATGGAACACACCGGTGCTTTGTTAAAGGGTTCATTTTCACGTTATGAATTCCAAAAGGATGCACGTTCTGGACAAGCAATAAAATCGTACAAAACCATTTTACCTGCATCGGCATCTGATGTCTACTATCGTGATACTAATGGCAATATTTCTAcatcaaatatgaaagtaatgcGTGATTTTGTTGAATTGGAATTGCGTCCAAGATTCCCGCTTTTCGGTGGCTGGAAAACACACTACACTCTAGGTTACAACATACCATCATTCGAATATCTTTTCAACGCCGGTGATAAATATCTGCTGAAAATGCGTTTAGTTGATCACATCTACAACGATATGGTAATCGATGAAGCTGAGATAAAGATCATTTTACCCGAAGGTGTTTCCAATATCGAATTAACAACACCCTATGCAATGAAACGTCATGCGAATGAATTGCATTACACTTATCTGGATACAGTTGGACGACCGGTTATAATATTGTCCAGCAAAAATTTAGTAGAAAATCATATTGCGAATTTCAATCTAAAGtacaatttttcgaaaattactcTATTGCAAGAGCCACTTTTGGTGGTTGCtttcttctttattattttcattattgcaATTATTTCGATTCGTCTTGATTTCTCAATTAACACCTCACATAGTCACAAGgactaaaaatgatttttagttAATAAGTTATATTAAAGAAGAATGCGTATAAAAGTACATTAACTTTATTAactaacaaataaaatcattctGTAGACTTCAAAAAGTTGAAggttttcaaataatttgtgtggaatttgtattaattttttttggtgaatatttttattcataagaaGTATTAATGTTAAACCCAACAGTGCTGCTAAGTAAATATGAAACCTAACAATGTTTACGCATAGCTGGCAACTTACTGTGGTGAGTAAGCTTTTAGCCTAAATTTTCATGTTTCAGCCACTTTATTTGGAGCAAGGATCATTATCTATAtttgtttctataaaaaatCATAAGTCATCTTCTACAAAAGTAACACCATCCAATGCATAGCTTTTTAAGGCTTAATAGTTCAGATAAAGtatatttacatagaaaatGTATCTTTAATTTACAATGATATTCCtttaaatatctataaaattttcgaatctATAACAatgtaagaaatatttaatttttgtttttgttttagttttttttgtgatatacatacatacaagattTAATGTATAATATAGATTATACGACACATAATcaacacaacaataaaattgctaCAATACTTTAATGAATAGCCGGCACGTTGTACAGCTGCTGGATGTTCTCCTAAAGTTTAAGAGAAAATTattgtgtataaaaaaattaaacatcacTGCAATAATGTTACAAGTACACACCGTTTAGTACGTGTACGTTGACCGATTTAGAATTTGCATTGGATGGTAGGCAAGCATATCTGCCGGAATCGGAAATTCTTGCTCTTTGTATCAAAAGATAAGATGTGGTAATGTCGCCCTTTTCGGTGATAACGGAAACACCACCACGTGGTGAATCgtaatttatttcctttttaattaaaaaaataatgaaattttaaaaagtgtAAATGAATATTTTCGTATTATTAACCTCATTATTGTGAGTCCAGTGCACTGTCAATGGCGGATCGGGCAGGTGCTTAACAATGCAAGTCAAATTAACAGTTGAACCCATGTCAATATACAACTCGGGACCGCCAGGAATGCTAGTTATTGGTTCTGGAAtgattaaataaacaattaagcAAATTTTCAATCAATTATATTTGCTTTCTAAAAACATACCGACGACTGAGAATACCATGGTATAGCCAACAGGAGGCGTTGTGGAAACTTGACATTCATAAATGCCGGAATCTCTTATTTGCGGAAATTTAATCTAGAAtggttataaaataatttagttacttaaattcttttattttcacagttttaagagatttcttattaatacagttgaacttccataactcgatgtTCTTCATAACACGAACccatgaattggcaatagaagtaaaatttcatacaaattaccttccgtaactcggaaatctctctaactcgaagttttttgtggattatggtgattcgagttagggaagttaaCTGTACTATCATACATATTATGGTctactttatatgttttaaattatCTATAGTTTTTTTACTTACCTGCAAAGACCAATCTCCAGTTAGCTTGTTATATATGGAAGTGAATCGTTGATCCGAAGTATAAGTGCTTTCGCCCACAGTCAGTAAATGTAAATCTCTGTGCCTGATCCATGAAACCttaaattgtgatattttagtatttaatgaAGATGTGTACTTGCAACATAATCTTACAAAATTCTAGCACATAATAAATGCTtggcaatatttttaaaatttaaaacaaaattttcaagcgatatttcaaaaaaatatttcaaataccaTTATTCTTCAATacaactacaaacatacatatgtatctctacTTTAACTCCTACCACTTGGCTCAATGCCCATCGGATGGCAATTATTATTACTCACAGTTTTGTTTCCAAGGTTTTTAATACGGCAATTCAAATGCGCTGTTTTACCAACTAACGATGTCACATTCTTCGTAGCTGATGTATCAAAGTAGGGCCCTCTATCAAGCGGTCTACTTCCTTTCAAATATGTGTCCCCCAACGATTCGAATGTCTCCTCGACACCCCTCGATTTTTGCACAAACACCGAAGCGTTGGTTTGTTGGTTGTGATCAATATAAGCATATTGACAGTGGATTTTTCTGTGGAAAACTATACAACACATACAATTAAcacacaattaattaaaatgcactattattttaactaatttaaagTTTGTAGCATAATTGAAAgggtttttttttagaaattttaacaaaaaatatgtgcgcACTAAATTTTGTAGGTCTGCTAGACTTGCGTCCATATTTTAACAGActgaaaaaatatgtgtttatacatatatttgtaaattctactcacatataaaaaatatagctaATACACAAATTGCTTTTAAGTTgcgaaacattttatttaaatgtgttgaaagtatgaaattattattttattcgttTCAGGTCACAGGACATACTTTAGCTTTTAACACAACAGTAAGTTTTACTAAGAAATGCACATAATACTTCCTTGACATAGACAAGAGCCTGGTAATTGCACATGCGCACTGATAACGACATTTTCACTTGTACATTTAATGcttgttaatttcttttaatactaAACCCTTATTTGAACAGCAAAGtagtaatttatattattacacaTAATATAATGCAATCatacataataaaatagaataatacttatatacaaattatatacaaaattttttttttcttttttttttaatttatatttataacaatagCCTAAAAATTATTAGTGTTTTCACATAAGGGTTAGTTAGAAGCGCAAATTTCTATATGTGCAGACATTtcagttttaaattgaaatgtattttatatttgagaATTCCATTGGCGCGTTTCAAAATGCAGTGATGCGGGAACTTACAAACTAAATTGAGTTTTTGTACTGTATTGAATTTCGAATACAAAATAGCTTAAATAAACAATTGAATTATAATACTACAAATAATACTACTTAATAAACTATTAAAGTaattactaatattataaaaacgtatattttgtatttacatttaatgtttttatatcgATATAAGTGCACAACAACTAAATGGTACATATCgataatttataattcaaattGAATTATTAGGTTCACCCTGCACTTAGCAATCAGTCGAAATTCCAACAAATTCATTATCAGTGCAGCTGGTGTCTacgataaaattgaaataaaatgattGCACTGAAAACACTACGAAATCATTGGAAAAAATCATTGTTCGCAGCTGGCGTTGCAGGATATGGTCTTTATTATGCCAAAACAAGCTATGAGTAAGtcagtttatttactaaaaatgtgAATAACTTTATGTGGTGTAATCAAACCGTGTGCGGTGTTATACAACGTTGCCATATAATTGAAAGTGCgaatttcaaatatgtaaacaattgttactttaaattttacttgctatttattatttaaattaaacattcCATGTTTATAGTATATCCGAGCATATGAAAAATGTGTGTGCTGAAACTGTAGCGCTGGGAAAAGTCTGTGATAAGCCGAAACATGTTTTGGTCGTTTTAAATCCCGCTGCTAATAAGCGGAAAGCAGAGAAAATGGTAAACATTGTTTATGAActacatatgtttaaataaataaatttacatttatttatatgcttgcAGTTCAAAGAATATTGCGAACCCATCTTACATCTATCCGGTTACAATGtggatattataaaaacaacacaagagGGTCATGTCAAAACTTGGCTAAATGAAATGACCGTACGTCCACATGCCATTGTGGTGGCAGGCGGTGATGGCACAGCATCGGAAGTAGTTACGGGCTTACTGCGCCGTAAAGAGGGCAAATGTCCCATCGTGTTATTGCCATTAGGACGTAAGAGTGCCACTGCATTGAAATATCTTGATTTGAAGCCAGAAAACAAATTGGAACGTGTGAAATCACTCACTGCCGCACTAACGCCGCTCCTGCAAGAAAAAGTAAAGAACGAAAGTGTCATGAAAGTTGATTTCGTTGAGGAAACGTCTGAGAAAGCAGAGACCACAAAGGAAAACAGCACAATTTACGGTTTAAACGACTTTTCTTGGGGTCTTTTACGCGATATTGAAAGCATTACAGATAAATACTGGTATTTTGGTTCACTCAGACAATACGCGGCGACATTTTTCAGCGCGTTTTCAAACAAACTAAATTGGAATCTCGCTACTGATTACGTGTATACGCCGCCATGTGCCGGTTGCAGAAATTGTCAATCTTACGAAAATAAATCGTATGTGAAAAAGTTTTTGCCGCGTATGTATACAGTTAGAGATACAAATAGTGCCAATAATATGAATGCGTACAAAGTTAATGAAGAGTGTGACAAGAAAACCGAAGGACATACGAATgtaaatcaattaaatataaCGTGTAAACAAAACGGGGATTCCAGTTCGGAACTTGAGACAAAAATGATCGATACACTCACGCCAGGTTTTGAATTtgttaagaaaataaacaaagttaTTGGTAAAGAACTGGCACCAAATAGCACAATCAAAAGTAGAACAATACAACTGCAACCTACAGACAAAACTGCCAGCGAGACACACTACTCAATCGATGGTGAAGAATATGATGTTAAACCTTTACGAATCGAAGTTATACCAAATGCTATACaagttttttgtaattaaaatgttttacaactaaaatatcaatttttctgtgctatactaatttttatatagattttattttatttttttttttttaatttattattatttattacataattgAACAGAAATAAGCTTACTGATGTCctgtagttaaaaatatattggagATTTTCTAGTAGTGCTTTAAGTAGTATGTGGTATGTCAACAAACTCAAGGACATTGACAATATTGTGCgaataataaattgtataatgGAAAACTGCAGTACTGCATATTCGAGCGCTTCCAGCTGGTCTTCTCCGCATATTCGAGTTCCAACTCTTTTATGGTAGCATAAGCCGGTGATGCCTGTTAAGTGTTGGAAAGTTAAAATTAGGCTTATATTaaactataatatatagtaAGCGTCGAAAACACAccttatttgcaaaaattgtgaCCACAAATTTGCCCGGTTTGAAAGTTTTCACCACACGGTTTATAAGTTCGGCATAATTATTCATAGACACATTGCTCTCAAAACTAACATACGAAAAATTGCTCTCTGGTGTTATATGTATAGTCATATATTCGCCCTGCAAtacgttaaaaaaattaagcaaatagcactttaaatttataatattgacGCACCTTATCTGCAATGCCATTCATTGAGTAACCACATGGATCGAATAGGAAATCATCAATTACCATATTCGGCAATAATTTGTCTATGCCTGTAgcctaaaaattttatttgtttttgtattatagtatattattttatttatttttttacaaaccttTGTTACTTCCGCGCCGGTTTCGTATTTTTCTTTGGAAAATTTGCCCATTACCTCATTGTCTagattttgcattaaaatttcaatcgtTTGATCTGGTTCTGAATTATCGAGTTTGCGTGGTCGCGTCACTTCCTTCTTATATTTGCTGAAAGTATACAAATACCAGCATTCTCTGTTGATTGAACCCAAACAGTATGAACGGCCTTCTTCGAAGACTGTATCCAGATACTCGACTTCTTCACAAAAACCACGATGTGGGAATGCCTGTAagtaatgcataaataaataattaatttattagaataaacaattaatttattagaaTATATAATTCTACGCACCTGCAGTTCCGGGCGTGAGAAATTCTTTCGCGAATAAAATAAATCGGTTATTTCAGTGAAACCGTACAGTGGCACCAACTCTAACAGCGGTTTCAAACTCTTCAGCAGTGTTGTGGAGCCGCATGTTTTTAAAATCCAGCGTTTCTTCGAAACGAACATGCTACTTTCActgtaaacaaatttgtttgtttgttaatgttttaattaaagtaAAGATATAGATTTTTGATATCAATTACCTTAAAACATAAGCATCTATGGCATCATTTTTGGTAAAACTTATGATTTCACATTTTACTGATTGCAGTAATGTTTCCCAGTTAgctctgaaaaaatataaacaatttgtagaaatagtaaatatgtatgttgaaaACTGTGCGTAAGCCATAGTTTTAATACTAGTCTGGCAAAGCTACAGACATGCTGTATTTACAAGTGCAAATTACTGATAACCTTTCGTAAGAATTGAAACTTATTGATAAGCACGATctgtatgcataaatatgtacgcACGTGTGAATAAAAAgcaggcatttttttttttttttttttagtttctatCTCCAGCATCTAGGCCTCCAATAGCGTGTGCTGTTATCAGCTATTGCTCTCAATATTTGATTGCCGTAAATGTTAACACTATCTGACCCGCGGAACCGGAACGACACACTTTTATATCCGGCCACTTTTTAGTCACCGATATAGAACACTTACGCTTATACATGAGCATGTCTCTAGAGCAGAGACtacttaatttacatatattttgtatattattattacacaAGACGCTAAGCTTCTACACCACGTACTTTACCGGTACCGGCATACTGTAATAAATTTGTAGTTTAATCTAAACATTACCTTGGTATTTTCCTCAAGTCACATTCGTCGTTATCATCATCTTCGAACCAAATTTCCAAAAGCTTCTCTACACCCTCAAAGAAGTATACAGAGGGTTCAGCGACTATtccattcaacatttttttcaaatattaatctATTGTTAACTCTACTACTATTGTGCTGCA
This portion of the Zeugodacus cucurbitae isolate PBARC_wt_2022May chromosome 3, idZeuCucr1.2, whole genome shotgun sequence genome encodes:
- the LOC105214723 gene encoding S-adenosylmethionine decarboxylase proenzyme, whose protein sequence is MLNGIVAEPSVYFFEGVEKLLEIWFEDDDNDECDLRKIPRANWETLLQSVKCEIISFTKNDAIDAYVLSESSMFVSKKRWILKTCGSTTLLKSLKPLLELVPLYGFTEITDLFYSRKNFSRPELQAFPHRGFCEEVEYLDTVFEEGRSYCLGSINRECWYLYTFSKYKKEVTRPRKLDNSEPDQTIEILMQNLDNEVMGKFSKEKYETGAEVTKATGIDKLLPNMVIDDFLFDPCGYSMNGIADKGEYMTIHITPESNFSYVSFESNVSMNNYAELINRVVKTFKPGKFVVTIFANKASPAYATIKELELEYAEKTSWKRSNMQYCSFPLYNLLFAQYCQCP